The Patescibacteria group bacterium genome has a segment encoding these proteins:
- a CDS encoding ribonuclease H-like YkuK family protein, whose protein sequence is MQDITAGKFYNPTKGKIDFDEVIKEIFSYIKECPKYDYEIIVGCDSSSGQEPFFPIAIVVLRKGAGGRFFLKRIKYHNRKFYNLHERILEEVLLSCRLALVLRDRTQEETLKLAEPLDYEFRYIHADVGANGATRDMIKEVVGLIKGNGFEAKIKPESFVASSIADRFS, encoded by the coding sequence CTAAAGGAAAAATTGATTTTGACGAAGTAATAAAAGAGATATTCTCATACATTAAAGAGTGCCCAAAATATGATTATGAGATAATTGTGGGATGCGATTCCTCTTCTGGTCAAGAGCCATTTTTTCCTATTGCCATAGTAGTTTTGAGAAAGGGCGCAGGCGGAAGATTTTTTTTGAAAAGGATTAAATATCATAACAGAAAATTTTACAATCTCCACGAAAGAATTTTAGAAGAAGTGCTGTTGTCCTGTAGATTGGCTTTGGTGTTGAGAGACAGGACACAGGAAGAGACCCTGAAATTAGCCGAGCCCTTGGACTATGAATTCCGTTATATCCATGCGGATGTCGGGGCTAACGGCGCTACCAGGGATATGATTAAAGAAGTTGTCGGGCTCATCAAGGGTAATGGTTTTGAGGCGAAAATAAAGCCAGAGTCATTTGTTGCCTCATCTATCGCAGACAGATTCAGCTAA